A genome region from Arachis duranensis cultivar V14167 chromosome 8, aradu.V14167.gnm2.J7QH, whole genome shotgun sequence includes the following:
- the LOC107460506 gene encoding protein BOBBER 1 has product MAIISDFNEDDHKETRTKPSSSSSQPPSSSSSSSSSFSASFDPSNPVAFLQKVFDFVNQESDFFGTDAAEKEIASLAHATRDKRKKKAEELKAAAAAEAEAKKKAEKRLKEEKEHESAQDTKKQESAAKIVPNKGNGMDLEKYSWTQTLQEVTVNVPVPSGTKSRFVICEIKKNHIKVGLKGQPPIIEGELYKPVKPDDCYWSIEDQSAISILLTKHDQMEWWKCLVKGDPEIDTQKVEPENSKLSDLDPETRQTVEKMMFDQRQKSMGLPTSDELQKQELLKKFMAEHPEMDFSRAKIA; this is encoded by the exons ATGGCGATAATCTCCGATTTCAACGAAGATGACCACAAAGAAACTCGCACCAAACCCTCATCTTCCTCCTCTCaacccccttcttcttcttcttcttcctcctcatcgttcagcgccagcttcgATCCCTCAAATCCCGTCGCTTTTCTCCAGAAGGTCTTCGATTTCGTCAACCAAGAAAGTGACTTCTTTGGAACTGACGCGGCAGAGAAAGAGATCGCCTCACTGGCACATGCCACTAGGGACAAGCGCAAGAAGAAAGCGGAGGAGCTCAAGGCTGCCGCCGCCGCCGAGGCTGAAGCCAAAAAGAAGGCTGAGAAGAGGctgaaggaggagaaggagcacGAGTCTGCTCAAGACACGAAGAAACAAGAATCTGCTGCTAAAATAG TTCCTAACAAAGGTAATGGTATGGATCTGGAGAAATATTCCTGGACTCAGACTCTACAGGAGGTCACTGTTAATGTTCCGGTGCCAAGTGGAACCAAATCAAGGTTTGTTATCTGTGAGATTAAGAAGAACCATATAAAAGTTGGACTTAAAGGCCAGCCACCAATTATTGAG GGGGAACTATATAAGCCTGTCAAGCCTGATGACTGCTATTGGAGCATAG AGGATCAAAGTGCGATTTCTATCCTTTTAACCAAGCATGATCAAATGGAGTGGTGGAAATGCTTGGTAAAAGGTGATCCTGAAATTGATACCCAAAAAGTTGAACCTGAGAATAGCAAACTTTCTGATCTCGATCCAGAGACTCGGCAGACTGTTGAAAAAATGATG TTTGATCAGAGGCAAAAGTCAATGGGCCTTCCAACCAGTGATGAACTCCAAAAGCAAGAACTCCTAAAGAAATTTATGGCTGAG CATCCGGAGATGGACTTCTCAAGGGCAAAAATAGCATAA